In one window of Paraflavitalea soli DNA:
- a CDS encoding twin-arginine translocation signal domain-containing protein, whose protein sequence is MKRRTFLKSSLALGATAALTSPFNIIKAANREGEIIGHGDFRYRVNRSWGQLDRTKYPVKDCHEMVMDSRKRLIMITNETKNNILIYDKSGKLLDSWGNRFPGGHGLTLHNENGEEFLYITDYEVKEVYKTTLDGKILLTIKHPKLIGEYADCDKFGPTETCIGPNGDIYVADGYGSQYILQYTAKGEFIRKFGGDSFIKDDKFKQVHGVALDTRDPANPVLMCTERVKNCFKRFTLDGKYIDSIYLPGIYMSRPVFDGDILYSGVCYSALKHHMLTMNSGFVTILNKDNKVVSNPGGTKPVYKGGEPELMVQDQPIFKHCHDVCVDDDKNLYICQWMADGTYPVKLERI, encoded by the coding sequence ATGAAAAGACGTACCTTTCTTAAAAGCTCACTGGCGTTGGGCGCCACTGCTGCACTGACCTCTCCTTTTAATATTATAAAAGCTGCCAACCGCGAAGGAGAGATCATTGGTCATGGTGATTTCAGGTACCGGGTCAATCGCTCCTGGGGGCAATTGGATCGCACGAAGTATCCTGTTAAAGATTGTCATGAAATGGTGATGGACAGCCGCAAGCGGCTCATCATGATCACCAATGAAACAAAGAACAATATTCTCATCTACGATAAATCGGGCAAGCTGCTCGATAGCTGGGGCAACCGCTTTCCCGGTGGCCACGGTCTTACCCTGCACAATGAGAATGGGGAAGAGTTCCTGTACATCACCGATTATGAGGTGAAGGAAGTGTACAAGACCACACTCGATGGCAAAATACTGCTCACGATAAAACATCCTAAGTTGATCGGCGAGTATGCCGATTGCGACAAGTTTGGCCCTACTGAAACCTGTATTGGTCCCAACGGAGATATTTATGTGGCCGATGGCTATGGTTCGCAATACATCCTGCAATACACTGCCAAAGGTGAGTTTATCCGCAAGTTTGGCGGCGATAGCTTTATCAAAGACGATAAGTTCAAACAGGTGCATGGCGTTGCACTCGACACCCGTGATCCCGCCAACCCGGTACTGATGTGTACCGAGCGGGTAAAGAATTGTTTCAAACGTTTTACACTGGATGGGAAATACATTGATTCCATTTATTTACCGGGCATCTATATGAGCCGTCCAGTATTTGATGGCGATATTTTGTATTCGGGAGTTTGTTATTCGGCGCTGAAGCATCATATGCTCACGATGAACTCCGGGTTTGTAACGATCCTGAATAAAGACAACAAAGTGGTGTCCAATCCCGGTGGTACAAAGCCTGTATACAAAGGTGGGGAGCCGGAATTGATGGTGCAGGACCAACCCATCTTCAAACACTGCCACGATGTATGCGTGGATGATGACAAGAATCTATATATCTGCCAATGGATGGCTGATGGTACTTATCCTGTGAAACTGGAGCGTATTTAG
- a CDS encoding c-type cytochrome domain-containing protein has translation MVLAFLDEWVRYLGHFHPVVVHLPIGMLVVAFIMELLVWRNRQLVVLNGAIVICLLAGCISAILSCLVGWFLSMEGGYEESTLSFHQWMGISVAVLSGICWFIKRRYALMPRVMKGYRLVFIALILLLTVTGHMGGNMTHGEDYLTAGLPQPVAGWLGMEPAKDTAVIIKKNISDIKTAVVYTDLVQPIFQEKCYSCHSSKKVKGGLRMDQEPLLFKGGKHGVVIRPGDEAGSELTKRLLLPLEDDKRMPPKDQPALTAAETVLLRWWVRSGADTKKKVSELSPDSTTLALLHGFQQGGGDTLVQVPLSPVYAATVAAPDPNAMLELTKLGVLVTPVAKNKQLLDVSCINFSAFDDRTAALLLKLSGNIVWLRLDNTRISDKTLEVVGQLKQLVRLNLVGTSITSAGIDALKNLSHLEYINLTATKVDDAGLRTLASLPALQQIYCWQSLITDNAMTAFRKSKPSIHLVGGANAKS, from the coding sequence ATGGTGCTTGCTTTCCTTGATGAATGGGTAAGATATTTAGGTCATTTCCACCCGGTGGTCGTGCATTTGCCCATCGGTATGCTGGTAGTGGCTTTTATTATGGAATTGCTGGTATGGAGAAACCGCCAGCTGGTGGTATTGAATGGGGCAATCGTCATCTGCCTGCTGGCAGGTTGCATCAGCGCCATCCTTTCCTGCCTGGTGGGCTGGTTCCTGAGCATGGAAGGAGGCTATGAGGAAAGCACCTTGTCTTTTCATCAATGGATGGGGATCAGCGTGGCCGTATTGTCAGGCATATGCTGGTTTATCAAACGGCGGTATGCCTTGATGCCGCGTGTAATGAAAGGGTATCGTCTGGTATTTATAGCATTGATATTACTGCTGACGGTGACGGGACATATGGGCGGCAATATGACGCATGGCGAAGACTACCTCACGGCGGGCCTGCCGCAACCGGTAGCGGGATGGCTGGGTATGGAGCCTGCAAAAGACACTGCTGTTATTATAAAGAAAAACATCTCCGATATAAAGACGGCTGTTGTGTATACTGACCTGGTGCAACCCATCTTCCAGGAAAAATGTTACAGTTGTCACAGTTCTAAAAAAGTAAAAGGCGGCCTGCGTATGGACCAGGAGCCGCTGCTGTTCAAAGGCGGCAAACATGGTGTGGTGATCAGGCCGGGTGATGAAGCCGGCAGTGAACTGACCAAACGACTGTTATTGCCGCTGGAAGATGATAAACGGATGCCGCCAAAAGACCAGCCGGCACTCACAGCCGCAGAAACAGTTTTGCTGCGCTGGTGGGTGCGATCCGGAGCCGACACGAAAAAGAAGGTCAGTGAATTGTCGCCCGACAGTACCACCCTGGCCTTGCTGCATGGTTTCCAGCAGGGTGGAGGCGATACGCTTGTACAGGTGCCGCTCTCCCCGGTATATGCAGCCACCGTTGCGGCGCCAGACCCCAATGCCATGCTGGAATTGACGAAACTGGGTGTGTTGGTAACGCCCGTTGCTAAAAACAAACAATTGCTCGATGTGAGCTGCATTAACTTTTCCGCCTTTGATGACCGTACGGCTGCACTGCTCCTAAAGTTATCTGGTAATATTGTATGGCTCCGGCTGGACAATACCCGGATATCAGATAAAACGCTGGAAGTGGTTGGACAATTAAAACAGCTGGTACGGCTCAACCTGGTCGGCACCAGTATCACTTCAGCCGGTATCGACGCATTAAAGAACCTATCCCATCTTGAATATATAAACCTTACTGCTACGAAAGTGGATGATGCAGGCCTGCGTACGCTGGCATCACTACCGGCACTCCAACAAATTTATTGCTGGCAGTCGCTGATCACCGACAATGCGATGACTGCTTTCCGCAAAAGCAAGCCATCCATTCATCTCGTTGGTGGTGCAAATGCAAAGTCATAG